A single window of Rhizobium sp. NLR16a DNA harbors:
- a CDS encoding sugar ABC transporter permease: MSPIASEADSPPQSRTFMRRFAGAPLPWIMPVIIVIGIFYLYPVIDVFRLSFTNATLIGENQQYTFGSITSALSSPQLPDILWATLIFVGGSVIGQQILGLAVAVTVIRGEKRGLFGTTILRTTALVAWVVPGIAGGIIWQMLFSEAPYGALNSILRLMHMPTVAWLSDPAMAPWSTLISNIWRGTAFSMVVMYAALKSIDPSLYEAAEVDGASASQQFFFVTLPQLRAAILVNMILITIQTVNTFDAIITLTGGGPGRATEVISLYVFNIVFRNYDLSGGSVLSVLMLIISLGLAFVYASFLPKEEEQ; this comes from the coding sequence ATGAGCCCAATTGCCAGCGAGGCTGACAGCCCGCCTCAAAGCAGAACGTTCATGCGCCGGTTCGCCGGTGCGCCCCTGCCCTGGATCATGCCCGTGATCATCGTCATCGGCATATTCTACCTCTATCCCGTCATCGACGTTTTCCGGCTTTCCTTCACCAATGCGACGCTGATCGGCGAGAACCAGCAATATACGTTTGGGTCGATCACCAGTGCGCTGAGCTCGCCGCAACTGCCCGACATTCTCTGGGCGACGCTGATCTTCGTCGGCGGCAGCGTCATCGGCCAGCAGATCCTCGGGCTTGCGGTCGCCGTCACCGTCATTCGCGGCGAAAAGCGCGGCCTGTTCGGCACCACGATCCTGAGGACCACGGCGCTTGTCGCCTGGGTCGTGCCGGGCATTGCCGGCGGCATCATCTGGCAGATGTTGTTTTCCGAAGCGCCTTACGGCGCGCTCAACAGCATTTTGAGGCTGATGCACATGCCGACCGTCGCCTGGCTCTCGGACCCGGCAATGGCGCCGTGGTCGACTCTGATCTCGAACATCTGGCGCGGCACCGCCTTTTCGATGGTCGTCATGTATGCGGCGCTGAAATCGATCGATCCCTCGCTCTACGAGGCGGCGGAGGTCGACGGCGCCAGCGCCTCGCAGCAGTTCTTCTTCGTCACGCTGCCGCAGCTGCGCGCTGCCATCCTCGTCAACATGATCCTGATCACCATCCAGACGGTGAACACCTTCGATGCGATCATCACACTGACAGGCGGCGGACCCGGGCGCGCGACCGAAGTGATCTCGCTCTACGTCTTCAATATCGTCTTCCGAAACTATGACCTCTCCGGCGGCAGCGTGCTCTCCGTGCTGATGCTGATCATCAGCCTCGGGCTCGCCTTCGTCTATGCGTCGTTCCTGCCGAAGGAGGAAGAGCAATGA
- a CDS encoding extracellular solute-binding protein, translated as MKSATVSALALSTVLFSASTIFAQELATKDRIGLADAPKTLVVRLTNDSPNNSDPAIAEGYQKLFVDFIKKHPDWKLQMQFMSSDIGTEQAKMLEQAKAGNAPDCAAVDSFVLSQFMVNHVLADFTPYFSKEEVDDLFPFIRSGITDKDKTIRAWWWDTDLRVLYRNKSVVADAPKTWDELKKAALASTKEGMEGVLFNGGRWEGTTFDWLANYWALGGKLVDDSGKPIFGEGENKEKFLKALNYFKDLVDSGAAPKRVTTIANYDDMNAAAAAATTALFIGGNWQYAQLKTTLDEEEFKNWTFSPIPGPTADQKSTGTGGWTVASFSKDKEKIEMCANLARDVYMGPANALQQQLPTRKSLFDKYEVFSTEANKTFANALVDGQARPGVPIYPEISNQIQIMMGDVLSGTKKPEEALDAAFSAAMEAYKRL; from the coding sequence ATGAAGAGCGCGACCGTCAGCGCATTGGCGCTGAGCACTGTCTTATTTTCAGCATCCACCATTTTTGCCCAGGAACTTGCCACCAAAGACCGGATCGGCCTTGCCGATGCGCCGAAAACGCTCGTCGTCCGCCTGACGAACGACAGCCCGAACAATTCCGATCCCGCCATTGCCGAGGGCTATCAGAAGCTCTTCGTCGATTTCATCAAGAAGCATCCGGACTGGAAATTGCAGATGCAATTCATGTCCTCCGACATCGGCACTGAACAGGCCAAGATGCTGGAGCAGGCCAAGGCCGGCAACGCGCCGGATTGTGCGGCCGTCGACTCCTTCGTGCTCTCGCAGTTCATGGTCAATCACGTGCTGGCCGATTTCACACCCTATTTCTCCAAGGAAGAAGTGGACGATCTCTTCCCCTTCATCCGCAGCGGCATCACCGACAAGGACAAGACCATCCGTGCCTGGTGGTGGGATACGGACCTGCGCGTTCTCTACCGCAACAAGTCTGTGGTCGCAGATGCGCCGAAGACCTGGGACGAACTGAAGAAGGCCGCCCTTGCCTCCACCAAGGAGGGCATGGAAGGCGTGCTCTTCAACGGCGGGCGCTGGGAAGGCACGACCTTCGACTGGCTCGCCAATTACTGGGCGCTCGGCGGCAAACTCGTCGACGACTCGGGCAAGCCAATCTTCGGCGAAGGCGAGAACAAGGAGAAATTCCTGAAGGCGCTGAACTACTTCAAGGATCTCGTCGATTCCGGTGCGGCGCCGAAGCGCGTTACGACGATCGCCAATTACGACGATATGAACGCTGCGGCGGCTGCCGCGACGACGGCGCTCTTCATCGGCGGCAACTGGCAATATGCACAGCTGAAGACGACGCTCGACGAAGAGGAATTCAAGAACTGGACCTTCTCGCCGATCCCGGGCCCCACGGCCGACCAGAAGTCGACGGGCACCGGCGGCTGGACGGTCGCCTCCTTCAGCAAGGACAAGGAGAAGATCGAAATGTGCGCCAACCTGGCGCGCGACGTCTATATGGGTCCTGCAAACGCGCTGCAGCAGCAGCTGCCGACGCGCAAGTCGCTCTTCGACAAGTATGAGGTCTTCTCGACGGAAGCCAACAAGACCTTCGCCAATGCGCTGGTCGATGGCCAAGCCCGGCCCGGCGTGCCGATCTATCCCGAGATCTCCAACCAGATCCAGATCATGATGGGAGACGTGCTGTCGGGGACGAAGAAACCGGAAGAGGCCCTGGATGCCGCATTTAGCGCGGCGATGGAGGCTTACAAGCGTCTCTGA
- a CDS encoding Gfo/Idh/MocA family oxidoreductase: MRLLILGTGGMANQHAARFKAIEGVSVVGGVDVVPERLAAFCTEHGIANHFISLEDALAWGEFDAVANVTPDRIHHPTTLQAIAAGKHVFCEKPLATDAVKAMEMTEAIERAGKVGMVNLTYRNSPALQKGRQMVLAGEIGAVRHVEASHLQSWLVGRHWGDWKSESKWLWRLSKKHGSNGALGDIGIHIVDFASYGSGLDVAHVFARLKTFDKAPDHRIGEYDLDANDSFTMNVDFTNGAIGTIQATRTAAGQMDQLRLRVYGETGSVEMIYDTGKSTLRACLGEDVHTATWRDVPFDPVETNYQRFVQAVRAGKTQEPSFRRAANIQKVLDTALASDLSHTDEALG, from the coding sequence ATGCGTTTACTCATTCTCGGAACCGGCGGCATGGCCAACCAGCACGCCGCGCGTTTCAAGGCGATCGAAGGCGTCAGCGTCGTTGGCGGCGTCGATGTCGTCCCGGAGCGGCTCGCGGCCTTTTGCACCGAACATGGCATCGCCAATCATTTCATCTCGCTGGAGGATGCGCTCGCGTGGGGCGAGTTCGATGCGGTGGCGAACGTCACGCCCGATCGTATCCACCACCCGACGACGCTTCAGGCGATCGCCGCCGGCAAACATGTCTTCTGCGAAAAGCCGCTCGCCACCGATGCCGTCAAGGCGATGGAAATGACCGAGGCGATCGAGCGGGCCGGCAAGGTCGGCATGGTCAACCTCACTTATCGCAATTCGCCGGCGCTGCAGAAGGGCCGGCAGATGGTGCTTGCCGGCGAGATCGGCGCCGTGCGCCATGTCGAGGCGTCGCATCTGCAAAGCTGGCTGGTCGGCCGCCACTGGGGCGATTGGAAGAGCGAAAGCAAATGGCTCTGGCGGCTGAGCAAGAAACACGGCTCGAACGGCGCGCTTGGCGATATCGGCATTCACATCGTCGATTTCGCCTCTTATGGCTCCGGCCTCGACGTCGCCCACGTCTTTGCGCGGCTGAAGACTTTCGACAAGGCGCCGGATCACAGGATCGGCGAATACGATCTCGACGCCAATGACAGCTTCACGATGAATGTCGATTTCACCAATGGCGCGATCGGCACGATCCAGGCGACACGCACGGCAGCCGGCCAGATGGATCAGCTGCGCCTTAGGGTCTATGGTGAAACCGGCTCGGTCGAGATGATCTACGACACCGGTAAATCGACGCTGCGCGCCTGCCTTGGCGAAGATGTGCATACCGCGACGTGGCGCGATGTGCCTTTCGATCCTGTGGAGACGAACTACCAACGTTTCGTCCAGGCCGTGCGGGCGGGCAAGACCCAGGAACCCTCCTTCCGGCGCGCCGCCAACATCCAGAAGGTGCTCGACACGGCGCTCGCCTCCGATCTCAGCCATACCGATGAGGCGCTCGGCTGA
- a CDS encoding ROK family transcriptional regulator encodes MRYLRSGPRRLHTQELGAPRAKTVGLRSGEIADRNIRVILEAIRRHGPLTRTELGRHSGLTGPGITNILRRLADEKLVTSNRRTGLGGVATATEFALRPEGAFSIGVKLRRTRGEIVLIDLSGQVHDRVYFDVEPEDGVGAVHAAVRDMADRHATLPIVGLGIAANDWNDARSEQLAAMSTIARTYVENECTASLLAERTIGSAMPEGGLAMIIIDDDVQAGFLIRGIPYSGVHGRAGSIGEMLTGPDNVQLNTVVGFDSLRSRIGDEDFARLLRGEEFSSSSLSQWIREAAGHLLDPIIAMAGFIAPSVVMIGGDLPQGVIEALIHQLSVERRDTSTRPLLTPWISPMRPASFSGGGVALGAALLPFLNTLLLPPASA; translated from the coding sequence ATGCGGTATCTTCGGTCGGGGCCGCGTCGGCTTCACACTCAAGAGTTGGGCGCTCCCCGCGCCAAAACGGTGGGCTTGAGATCGGGTGAGATCGCCGACCGGAATATCCGCGTCATCCTAGAAGCAATCCGCCGGCACGGGCCACTGACGCGCACCGAGCTTGGGCGGCATAGCGGGCTGACCGGGCCTGGCATCACCAATATATTGCGGCGGCTTGCCGACGAGAAGCTCGTGACATCGAACCGGCGCACCGGGCTCGGCGGCGTGGCGACGGCCACGGAATTCGCGCTGCGGCCGGAGGGCGCGTTTTCGATCGGCGTCAAGCTTCGACGGACGCGCGGCGAGATCGTGCTGATCGATTTGAGCGGCCAAGTGCATGACCGGGTCTATTTCGACGTGGAGCCGGAAGACGGGGTTGGCGCGGTACACGCGGCGGTCCGGGACATGGCCGATCGGCATGCGACATTGCCGATCGTCGGGCTCGGGATCGCCGCCAACGATTGGAACGATGCCCGCAGCGAGCAGCTTGCCGCGATGTCGACGATCGCACGCACCTACGTCGAAAACGAATGCACGGCGAGCCTGCTTGCCGAGCGCACGATCGGCAGCGCCATGCCGGAGGGCGGGCTCGCGATGATCATCATCGACGATGACGTTCAGGCGGGTTTCCTCATCCGAGGCATACCCTATTCCGGCGTGCATGGGCGGGCGGGCAGCATCGGCGAAATGCTGACCGGGCCCGACAATGTCCAGCTCAATACCGTCGTCGGTTTCGATTCCCTGCGCTCGCGCATCGGAGACGAGGACTTCGCGCGCCTGCTCAGGGGCGAGGAGTTCTCCTCGTCGTCGCTGTCGCAATGGATACGCGAGGCCGCCGGCCATCTGCTCGACCCGATCATCGCCATGGCCGGCTTCATCGCCCCGAGCGTCGTCATGATCGGCGGCGACCTACCGCAGGGGGTGATCGAGGCGCTGATCCATCAGCTTTCCGTCGAGCGGCGCGACACCTCGACCAGGCCGCTGCTGACGCCATGGATTTCGCCGATGCGGCCGGCAAGCTTCAGCGGTGGCGGCGTGGCACTCGGTGCAGCCCTCCTGCCCTTCCTCAACACGCTTCTGCTGCCGCCAGCTTCGGCCTAA
- a CDS encoding peroxiredoxin-like family protein — translation MSTDSVDRPLQPGDRAPNVVLDAISREGKIALDDFRGRSPLLIGLFRGLHCPFCRRHVSAMAQLNPALKEKGIECLAVVKTPVERARLYFRYHPLPNLISASDPEGASHRAFGLPILELTENETEWPHKLGMDAVRTMRIDLPRELPVPMNPAAAGDFLEKKDPYEMTAADQQIIIAGHMPLIGEFLLDRDGTVRWSFTEAEEGGQNLCRAPSPEELMSAASQVALQ, via the coding sequence ATGTCCACGGATAGTGTCGACCGCCCGCTGCAGCCGGGCGACCGGGCACCGAATGTTGTACTCGATGCGATCTCGCGCGAAGGCAAGATCGCGCTCGATGACTTTCGAGGCCGTAGCCCGCTACTGATCGGTCTATTTCGAGGCCTACACTGTCCATTCTGTCGGCGTCATGTCTCGGCGATGGCGCAGCTCAACCCTGCCCTGAAGGAGAAAGGCATCGAGTGTCTCGCTGTCGTCAAGACGCCCGTCGAACGGGCGCGGCTCTACTTTCGTTACCATCCACTACCCAACCTTATCAGCGCATCCGACCCGGAGGGGGCTTCGCATCGCGCCTTCGGTTTACCCATCCTCGAGCTCACGGAGAATGAAACCGAATGGCCGCACAAGCTCGGAATGGACGCGGTCAGGACAATGCGGATCGATTTACCGCGGGAGTTGCCCGTGCCGATGAACCCGGCTGCGGCGGGCGACTTTCTGGAGAAAAAGGACCCGTATGAAATGACGGCGGCCGACCAGCAGATTATCATCGCCGGTCACATGCCGCTTATCGGCGAGTTCCTGCTCGATCGGGACGGCACTGTGCGCTGGAGTTTCACAGAAGCCGAAGAGGGGGGCCAAAATCTATGCCGGGCGCCGAGTCCCGAAGAATTGATGTCAGCAGCGTCCCAAGTCGCACTTCAGTAA
- a CDS encoding DUF302 domain-containing protein, whose protein sequence is MQRMIRLLFMAALSLAGILSASATIVQAGARDGVVVLKSRYSVDETVTKIKGSVAEKGIMLFDDIDQARLGNAAGNKVRPSRLILFGNPALGTTFITANPVAGLDWPVRVLVYEAKDGTVRVAYTDFNWIARRHGITSREKEFKMASEVIKAVTDPVHQ, encoded by the coding sequence ATGCAAAGAATGATCAGACTATTGTTCATGGCCGCGCTTTCATTGGCAGGAATTCTGTCGGCATCAGCCACTATCGTCCAGGCAGGTGCCCGGGACGGTGTCGTTGTTCTGAAGAGTCGCTATTCGGTCGACGAGACTGTCACAAAGATCAAAGGCAGCGTCGCAGAGAAGGGCATAATGCTGTTCGATGATATCGATCAAGCAAGGCTCGGCAACGCGGCTGGCAACAAGGTCCGTCCATCGCGGCTGATCCTGTTCGGCAATCCGGCGCTCGGAACGACGTTCATCACCGCCAATCCAGTGGCCGGGCTCGATTGGCCCGTCAGAGTTCTCGTTTACGAAGCGAAGGATGGAACGGTCCGTGTCGCCTACACCGATTTTAACTGGATCGCGCGACGCCATGGCATCACCAGCCGCGAGAAGGAGTTCAAGATGGCGTCCGAGGTCATCAAAGCGGTGACGGATCCGGTCCATCAATGA